The Nakaseomyces glabratus chromosome D, complete sequence nucleotide sequence AGGTGGGACGACTTCTGTGTGGTTGTACTTGGTCTTCTTatatcttttcttatcAGAGTGCCAATTTATTCTCTTGTTGGTCAAAGGGTAATTCTTAGTGGAGTCCTGGACGTTCTGTAATTCAAATGGATAAGAGTCATTGAACATCGAGTTCGCAATCAGCCCACAGGGGTAAATCAATTTACCTTCGCTGTCATGGCCCAGTACTTTACAGTTGATACCGGTGTTTGAACGAACATCGTGCAGCGAAGGTCTCTTACCTCTTATTTGGTCCTCACTGAAAGAAAGCACATATCTTCTGTGGTTTGCGGCAAATTTCTCGAGCACATAATTCACATAGActgttttcttcaagtcaGCAGGGGTGGTGAACCTGATCTGGCAGGTACCACGTTCATTAGAGTCATCCGATGGATCGTCCACAAATCTCCACTGTGGCTTTGTATTGAAATCCTTATGGTTGTGGAAGATGTAGTTGAAATGATCATCGGGCATGTCCTGGAAGTTATCCTTTGGCGCGGCAGTGACACAGTCCTGGTAAAACATAGTGATCTCGTCAACTCTAGAGGATTGCGCCAAGAGACAGCCACCTACAATGACAAACACCGCGGCGACAAGCAAGTATATAGGCAAAACACTCTTTGGCGTGAACACAGGGTTGATGGACGCGAGACGCTGCTGCGTGAAGTTATCCTCTTTAGGCCTCCTGTTCTTCGTCTTCACCGGTACATAGTCATCATCCTCAAACTCCGAAGCATCAACATCCTCTTCTTCGGGCACATCTTCTTGGTACTCGTGTTCTTTCTTTCGAAACACATTATTCACTTGCGTCAAATCCAACTTcaccattttttttccctaTCTTGCTCTCCTTTCTATGTCAAACTCCAGAACAAAAAACGGCTATACCTTTAGATTACTATCTTCTCAATGGTAATGTAGAAACTGGTGCTTTTTGGAAACGGCCTCGATGTCTTATGTAAAGACTATTCCTGATTACTGGGCACTTTTGGTGTTATTCGActgttattttttcttcaaactGCGGAAAGAGCGATTTTCAAAGCCCATCACCGAGAAAAATAGGGATTGTCACAGGAATGCCGGGTAAGTGATAAATTTGGTGGGTTTCCAGAGTGATCTTGCACCATAGGCTCTATATCAGTAGCGGCTTCTGGCATGTGAAGCATAGTGGGTGTATGTTCGACCTGGGGACGTGGACTATTAGAGGTTTTATAGAGCTGTTCTTGAGGCATTGGGTAATTTGTGATGGCTGGTGGATATGAGTCCTACAGCGATGCTGGCGAGAATTTGGCCGATGTGCGGGAGGACAGTCCGATGAAGGATGTTGACGATGTTACAGTGGCTCAAAAACCTCGGTCTAGTAAGTTTGTTTTGAGTAA carries:
- the LEM3 gene encoding Lem3p (CAGL0D02442g~Glycoprotein involved in the membrane translocation of phospholipids and alkylphosphocholine drugs); translation: MVKLDLTQVNNVFRKKEHEYQEDVPEEEDVDASEFEDDDYVPVKTKNRRPKEDNFTQQRLASINPVFTPKSVLPIYLLVAAVFVIVGGCLLAQSSRVDEITMFYQDCVTAAPKDNFQDMPDDHFNYIFHNHKDFNTKPQWRFVDDPSDDSNERGTCQIRFTTPADLKKTVYVNYVLEKFAANHRRYVLSFSEDQIRGKRPSLHDVRSNTGINCKVLGHDSEGKLIYPCGLIANSMFNDSYPFELQNVQDSTKNYPLTNKRINWHSDKKRYKKTKYNHTEVVPPPYWAKAFPNGYNETNMPNINEWEEFQNWMRPAAFDKQTKLIRKNTNDTLPAGEWQIDIGLHWPVTEYNGKKGVFITHGSSIGGRNPFLGEVYLIGGCICAAMAIVLALAWVMGGRKIADPTALSWNKDDSFRLK